Proteins found in one Takifugu flavidus isolate HTHZ2018 chromosome 7, ASM371156v2, whole genome shotgun sequence genomic segment:
- the evi5b gene encoding ecotropic viral integration site 5 protein homolog isoform X5, producing the protein MANQVAAPTSLQTTATSSSTSLSSPALSPSTPAQLSPDDVELLAKLEEQNRLLETDSKSLRSMNGSRRNSGSSLVSSSSASSNLSHLEEDSWILWGRIVNEWEEVRKKKEKQLKELVRMGVPHHFRAIVWQLLCNAQNMPIKDQYSELLKMTSPCEKLIRRDIARTYPEHEFFKEKDSLGQEVLFNVMKAYSLVDREVGYCQGSAFIVGLLLMQMPEEEAFCVFVKLMQDYRLRELFKPTMAELGLCMYQFEFMIQEQLPELHMHFQAQSFHTSMYASSWFLTIFLTSFPLPIATRIFDIFMCEGLEIVFRVGLAILQMNQTELIQLDMEGMLQHFQKVIPHQFDSGPDKVIQAAYQVKYNGKKMKKLEKEYTTIKTKEMEEQVEIKRLRTENRLLKQRIDTLEKKGPPRYSEESVLQLEKELVQARLKEAESQCALKEMQDKILDMEKRNSSLPDDTNVARLQEELIAVKLREAEALTGLKELRQQVRDLEDHWQRHLARTAGRWKDNQRKNTLSELQDELMSVRLREAEAQAVLRENRQRLLETETQNHIHNNQLRRAEQDNHCLQKCVQTLTTQNKDLHVQLQEIKRRQAEFECKSKEEVMAVRLREADNIAAMAELQQQISELEIQKEEGKVQGQLNHTDSTQYIRDLKSQIEELKHEICCLKGQRGLGNPASFDGIHIINHYVGDVGSSDEDGVKEHSLHDGQKRSGGRIRLRPNLKDTDSEEEEEEEEDDEALRLSVPQSSSHKSTTV; encoded by the exons ATGGCTAACCAGGTGGCGGCACCCACATCCCTGCAGACCACTGCCACCTCTTCCTCCACGTCGCTTTCTTCGCCCGCCCTGTCGCCATCCACGCCCGCTCAGCTCAGCCCAGATGACGTGGAGCTGCTCGCTAAGCTTGAGGAGCAGAATAG GCTTCTGGAGACGGACAGCAAGTCTCTGCGCTCCATGAATGGCTCCAGGCGCAACAGTGGTTCCTCCTTGGTGTCcagctcctccgcctcctccaacCTGTCCCACCTAGAGGAGGACTCATGGATTCTGTGGGGAAGAATCGTCAATGAGTGGGAAGAGGTGcgcaagaagaaggagaagcagctAAAG gaacTTGTCAGGATGGGTGTTCCTCACCACTTTCGAGCAATAGTGTGGCAGCTGTTGTGCAATGCCCAGAATATGCCCATTAAGGATCAATACTCAGAACTCCTGAAGATGACCTCGCCCTGCGAAAAGCTGATTCGCAGAGACATCGCTCGCACTTATCCCGAGCACGAATTCTTCAAGGAGAAGGACAGCCTCGGCCAGGAGGTGCTCTTCAATGTCATGAAG GCCTATTCCCTGGTCGACCGTGAGGTTGGCTACTGTCAGGGGAGTGCGTTCATTGTGGGATTGCTGCTCATGCAG ATGCCAGAAGAGGAGGCCTTCTGCGTCTTTGTTAAGTTGATGCAGGACTACAGACTACGGGAGCTCTTTAAACCCACCATGGCTGAACTGGGACTGTGCATGTACCAGTTTGAATTTATGATCCAG GAACAACTCCCAGAGCTGCACATGCACTTCCAGGCTCAGAGCTTTCATACCTCCATGTATGCGTCCTCCTGGTTTCTCACTATTTTCCTCACATCCTTTCCGCTGCCCATTGCCACAAGGATATTTGACATCTTCATGTGTGAG GGCCTGGAGATAGTTTTCCGTGTAGGACTGGCAATCCTTCAGATGAATCAGACTGAACTCATCCAGCTTGACATGGAGGGAATGTTACAG CACTTTCAGAAGGTCATACCTCACCAGTTTGACAGTGGTCCAGATAAGGTCATCCAAGCTGCTTATCAAGTTAAATACAATGGCAAGAAGATGAAAAA GTTAGAGAAAGAATACACTACAATCAAAACtaaagagatggaggagcaaGTTGAGATAAAG CGGCTGCGGACAGAGAACCGGCTGTTGAAGCAGAGGATCGACACGCTAGAGAAA AAGGGACCCCCGCGGTACTCTGAGGAGTCcgtcctgcagctggagaaggagctggtgCAGGCCCGTTTAAAGGAGGCCGAGTCTCAGTGTGCCCTCAAGGAGATGCAAGATAAGATCTTGGACATGGAAAAG AGGAACTCGTCATTACCTGATGACACTAATGTGGCACGGCTGCAAGAAGAGCTGATTGCAGTGAAGCTGAGAGAGGCTGAAGCTTTAACTGGCCTAAAAGAGCTGAGGCAGCAAGTCAGAGATCTGGAAGATCATTGGCAG CGCCATTTGGCACGGACGGCGGGCCGCTGGAAAGACAACCAAAGGAAGAACACTTTAAGCGAGCTGCAGGACGAGCTGATGAGTGTGAGGCTGCGTGAAGCCGAGGCCCAGGCGGTGCTGCGAGAGAACAGACAGAGGCTGCTGGAGACGGAGACGCAG AACCATATTCACAATAACCAGCTGCGACGAGCTGAGCAGGATAATCACTGCCTCCAGAAGTGCGTGCAAACACTAACCACTCAGAATAAAGACCTGCACGTGCAACTGCAAGAGATCAAGCGGAGACAAGCTGAGTTTGAATGCAAG AGTAAAGAAGAGGTGATGGCAGTGAGGCTGCGGGAAGCTGACAACATTGCTGCCATGGCTGAACTCCAGCAACAGATCTCAGAGCTCGAGATTCAA aaggaagaaggaaaggTCCAAGGTCAGCTGAATCACACAGACTCAACCCAGTACATCCGTGACCTCAAAAGCCAGATTGAAGAGCTCAAACACGAG ATCTGCTGCTTAAAGGGACAGAGGGGATTGGGCAATCCAGCCAGCTTTGATGGGATCCACATCATTAACCACTACGTTGGAGATGTCGGCTCGTCGGACGAAGACGGAGTCAAAGAACACTCCCTACATGACGGCCAAAAGAGAAGCGGCGGCCGCATCAGGTTACGCCCCAACCTCAAAGACACTGACagcgaagaagaggaggaggaggaggaagacgacgaGGCTCTGCGACTATCTGtacctcagagcagcagccacaaGTCCACCACAGTGTGA
- the evi5b gene encoding ecotropic viral integration site 5 protein homolog isoform X4, with the protein MANQVAAPTSLQTTATSSSTSLSSPALSPSTPAQLSPDDVELLAKLEEQNRLLETDSKSLRSMNGSRRNSGSSLVSSSSASSNLSHLEEDSWILWGRIVNEWEEVRKKKEKQLKELVRMGVPHHFRAIVWQLLCNAQNMPIKDQYSELLKMTSPCEKLIRRDIARTYPEHEFFKEKDSLGQEVLFNVMKAYSLVDREVGYCQGSAFIVGLLLMQMPEEEAFCVFVKLMQDYRLRELFKPTMAELGLCMYQFEFMIQEQLPELHMHFQAQSFHTSMYASSWFLTIFLTSFPLPIATRIFDIFMCEGLEIVFRVGLAILQMNQTELIQLDMEGMLQHFQKVIPHQFDSGPDKVIQAAYQVKYNGKKMKKLEKEYTTIKTKEMEEQVEIKRLRTENRLLKQRIDTLEKESASLADRLIQKGPPRYSEESVLQLEKELVQARLKEAESQCALKEMQDKILDMEKRNSSLPDDTNVARLQEELIAVKLREAEALTGLKELRQQVRDLEDHWQRHLARTAGRWKDNQRKNTLSELQDELMSVRLREAEAQAVLRENRQRLLETETQNHIHNNQLRRAEQDNHCLQKCVQTLTTQNKDLHVQLQEIKRRQAEFECKSKEEVMAVRLREADNIAAMAELQQQISELEIQKEEGKVQGQLNHTDSTQYIRDLKSQIEELKHEICCLKGQRGLGNPASFDGIHIINHYVGDVGSSDEDGVKEHSLHDGQKRSGGRIRLRPNLKDTDSEEEEEEEEDDEALRLSVPQSSSHKSTTV; encoded by the exons ATGGCTAACCAGGTGGCGGCACCCACATCCCTGCAGACCACTGCCACCTCTTCCTCCACGTCGCTTTCTTCGCCCGCCCTGTCGCCATCCACGCCCGCTCAGCTCAGCCCAGATGACGTGGAGCTGCTCGCTAAGCTTGAGGAGCAGAATAG GCTTCTGGAGACGGACAGCAAGTCTCTGCGCTCCATGAATGGCTCCAGGCGCAACAGTGGTTCCTCCTTGGTGTCcagctcctccgcctcctccaacCTGTCCCACCTAGAGGAGGACTCATGGATTCTGTGGGGAAGAATCGTCAATGAGTGGGAAGAGGTGcgcaagaagaaggagaagcagctAAAG gaacTTGTCAGGATGGGTGTTCCTCACCACTTTCGAGCAATAGTGTGGCAGCTGTTGTGCAATGCCCAGAATATGCCCATTAAGGATCAATACTCAGAACTCCTGAAGATGACCTCGCCCTGCGAAAAGCTGATTCGCAGAGACATCGCTCGCACTTATCCCGAGCACGAATTCTTCAAGGAGAAGGACAGCCTCGGCCAGGAGGTGCTCTTCAATGTCATGAAG GCCTATTCCCTGGTCGACCGTGAGGTTGGCTACTGTCAGGGGAGTGCGTTCATTGTGGGATTGCTGCTCATGCAG ATGCCAGAAGAGGAGGCCTTCTGCGTCTTTGTTAAGTTGATGCAGGACTACAGACTACGGGAGCTCTTTAAACCCACCATGGCTGAACTGGGACTGTGCATGTACCAGTTTGAATTTATGATCCAG GAACAACTCCCAGAGCTGCACATGCACTTCCAGGCTCAGAGCTTTCATACCTCCATGTATGCGTCCTCCTGGTTTCTCACTATTTTCCTCACATCCTTTCCGCTGCCCATTGCCACAAGGATATTTGACATCTTCATGTGTGAG GGCCTGGAGATAGTTTTCCGTGTAGGACTGGCAATCCTTCAGATGAATCAGACTGAACTCATCCAGCTTGACATGGAGGGAATGTTACAG CACTTTCAGAAGGTCATACCTCACCAGTTTGACAGTGGTCCAGATAAGGTCATCCAAGCTGCTTATCAAGTTAAATACAATGGCAAGAAGATGAAAAA GTTAGAGAAAGAATACACTACAATCAAAACtaaagagatggaggagcaaGTTGAGATAAAG CGGCTGCGGACAGAGAACCGGCTGTTGAAGCAGAGGATCGACACGCTAGAGAAA GAAAGTGCTTCCCTGGCAGATAGATTGATCCAG AAGGGACCCCCGCGGTACTCTGAGGAGTCcgtcctgcagctggagaaggagctggtgCAGGCCCGTTTAAAGGAGGCCGAGTCTCAGTGTGCCCTCAAGGAGATGCAAGATAAGATCTTGGACATGGAAAAG AGGAACTCGTCATTACCTGATGACACTAATGTGGCACGGCTGCAAGAAGAGCTGATTGCAGTGAAGCTGAGAGAGGCTGAAGCTTTAACTGGCCTAAAAGAGCTGAGGCAGCAAGTCAGAGATCTGGAAGATCATTGGCAG CGCCATTTGGCACGGACGGCGGGCCGCTGGAAAGACAACCAAAGGAAGAACACTTTAAGCGAGCTGCAGGACGAGCTGATGAGTGTGAGGCTGCGTGAAGCCGAGGCCCAGGCGGTGCTGCGAGAGAACAGACAGAGGCTGCTGGAGACGGAGACGCAG AACCATATTCACAATAACCAGCTGCGACGAGCTGAGCAGGATAATCACTGCCTCCAGAAGTGCGTGCAAACACTAACCACTCAGAATAAAGACCTGCACGTGCAACTGCAAGAGATCAAGCGGAGACAAGCTGAGTTTGAATGCAAG AGTAAAGAAGAGGTGATGGCAGTGAGGCTGCGGGAAGCTGACAACATTGCTGCCATGGCTGAACTCCAGCAACAGATCTCAGAGCTCGAGATTCAA aaggaagaaggaaaggTCCAAGGTCAGCTGAATCACACAGACTCAACCCAGTACATCCGTGACCTCAAAAGCCAGATTGAAGAGCTCAAACACGAG ATCTGCTGCTTAAAGGGACAGAGGGGATTGGGCAATCCAGCCAGCTTTGATGGGATCCACATCATTAACCACTACGTTGGAGATGTCGGCTCGTCGGACGAAGACGGAGTCAAAGAACACTCCCTACATGACGGCCAAAAGAGAAGCGGCGGCCGCATCAGGTTACGCCCCAACCTCAAAGACACTGACagcgaagaagaggaggaggaggaggaagacgacgaGGCTCTGCGACTATCTGtacctcagagcagcagccacaaGTCCACCACAGTGTGA
- the evi5b gene encoding EVI5-like protein isoform X1, with product MANQVAAPTSLQTTATSSSTSLSSPALSPSTPAQLSPDDVELLAKLEEQNRLLETDSKSLRSMNGSRRNSGSSLVSSSSASSNLSHLEEDSWILWGRIVNEWEEVRKKKEKQLKELVRMGVPHHFRAIVWQLLCNAQNMPIKDQYSELLKMTSPCEKLIRRDIARTYPEHEFFKEKDSLGQEVLFNVMKAYSLVDREVGYCQGSAFIVGLLLMQMPEEEAFCVFVKLMQDYRLRELFKPTMAELGLCMYQFEFMIQEQLPELHMHFQAQSFHTSMYASSWFLTIFLTSFPLPIATRIFDIFMCEGLEIVFRVGLAILQMNQTELIQLDMEGMLQHFQKVIPHQFDSGPDKVIQAAYQVKYNGKKMKKLEKEYTTIKTKEMEEQVEIKRLRTENRLLKQRIDTLEKESASLADRLIQGQVTRAQEAEENYLVKRELATVKQQSEEAGAELERAKTLIRQLQQQQQQQPNAKGPPRYSEESVLQLEKELVQARLKEAESQCALKEMQDKILDMEKRNSSLPDDTNVARLQEELIAVKLREAEALTGLKELRQQVRDLEDHWQRHLARTAGRWKDNQRKNTLSELQDELMSVRLREAEAQAVLRENRQRLLETETQNHIHNNQLRRAEQDNHCLQKCVQTLTTQNKDLHVQLQEIKRRQAEFECKSKEEVMAVRLREADNIAAMAELQQQISELEIQKEEGKVQGQLNHTDSTQYIRDLKSQIEELKHEICCLKGQRGLGNPASFDGIHIINHYVGDVGSSDEDGVKEHSLHDGQKRSGGRIRLRPNLKDTDSEEEEEEEEDDEALRLSVPQSSSHKSTTV from the exons ATGGCTAACCAGGTGGCGGCACCCACATCCCTGCAGACCACTGCCACCTCTTCCTCCACGTCGCTTTCTTCGCCCGCCCTGTCGCCATCCACGCCCGCTCAGCTCAGCCCAGATGACGTGGAGCTGCTCGCTAAGCTTGAGGAGCAGAATAG GCTTCTGGAGACGGACAGCAAGTCTCTGCGCTCCATGAATGGCTCCAGGCGCAACAGTGGTTCCTCCTTGGTGTCcagctcctccgcctcctccaacCTGTCCCACCTAGAGGAGGACTCATGGATTCTGTGGGGAAGAATCGTCAATGAGTGGGAAGAGGTGcgcaagaagaaggagaagcagctAAAG gaacTTGTCAGGATGGGTGTTCCTCACCACTTTCGAGCAATAGTGTGGCAGCTGTTGTGCAATGCCCAGAATATGCCCATTAAGGATCAATACTCAGAACTCCTGAAGATGACCTCGCCCTGCGAAAAGCTGATTCGCAGAGACATCGCTCGCACTTATCCCGAGCACGAATTCTTCAAGGAGAAGGACAGCCTCGGCCAGGAGGTGCTCTTCAATGTCATGAAG GCCTATTCCCTGGTCGACCGTGAGGTTGGCTACTGTCAGGGGAGTGCGTTCATTGTGGGATTGCTGCTCATGCAG ATGCCAGAAGAGGAGGCCTTCTGCGTCTTTGTTAAGTTGATGCAGGACTACAGACTACGGGAGCTCTTTAAACCCACCATGGCTGAACTGGGACTGTGCATGTACCAGTTTGAATTTATGATCCAG GAACAACTCCCAGAGCTGCACATGCACTTCCAGGCTCAGAGCTTTCATACCTCCATGTATGCGTCCTCCTGGTTTCTCACTATTTTCCTCACATCCTTTCCGCTGCCCATTGCCACAAGGATATTTGACATCTTCATGTGTGAG GGCCTGGAGATAGTTTTCCGTGTAGGACTGGCAATCCTTCAGATGAATCAGACTGAACTCATCCAGCTTGACATGGAGGGAATGTTACAG CACTTTCAGAAGGTCATACCTCACCAGTTTGACAGTGGTCCAGATAAGGTCATCCAAGCTGCTTATCAAGTTAAATACAATGGCAAGAAGATGAAAAA GTTAGAGAAAGAATACACTACAATCAAAACtaaagagatggaggagcaaGTTGAGATAAAG CGGCTGCGGACAGAGAACCGGCTGTTGAAGCAGAGGATCGACACGCTAGAGAAA GAAAGTGCTTCCCTGGCAGATAGATTGATCCAG GGACAAGTGACTCGAGctcaggaagcagaggagaacTACCTAGTCAAGCGGGAGTTGGCCACAGTCAAACAGCAAAGCGAGGAGGCCGGTGCTGAGCTGGAGCGGGCCAAGACGCTCATCAGGCagctccagcaacagcagcagcagcagcccaatGCG AAGGGACCCCCGCGGTACTCTGAGGAGTCcgtcctgcagctggagaaggagctggtgCAGGCCCGTTTAAAGGAGGCCGAGTCTCAGTGTGCCCTCAAGGAGATGCAAGATAAGATCTTGGACATGGAAAAG AGGAACTCGTCATTACCTGATGACACTAATGTGGCACGGCTGCAAGAAGAGCTGATTGCAGTGAAGCTGAGAGAGGCTGAAGCTTTAACTGGCCTAAAAGAGCTGAGGCAGCAAGTCAGAGATCTGGAAGATCATTGGCAG CGCCATTTGGCACGGACGGCGGGCCGCTGGAAAGACAACCAAAGGAAGAACACTTTAAGCGAGCTGCAGGACGAGCTGATGAGTGTGAGGCTGCGTGAAGCCGAGGCCCAGGCGGTGCTGCGAGAGAACAGACAGAGGCTGCTGGAGACGGAGACGCAG AACCATATTCACAATAACCAGCTGCGACGAGCTGAGCAGGATAATCACTGCCTCCAGAAGTGCGTGCAAACACTAACCACTCAGAATAAAGACCTGCACGTGCAACTGCAAGAGATCAAGCGGAGACAAGCTGAGTTTGAATGCAAG AGTAAAGAAGAGGTGATGGCAGTGAGGCTGCGGGAAGCTGACAACATTGCTGCCATGGCTGAACTCCAGCAACAGATCTCAGAGCTCGAGATTCAA aaggaagaaggaaaggTCCAAGGTCAGCTGAATCACACAGACTCAACCCAGTACATCCGTGACCTCAAAAGCCAGATTGAAGAGCTCAAACACGAG ATCTGCTGCTTAAAGGGACAGAGGGGATTGGGCAATCCAGCCAGCTTTGATGGGATCCACATCATTAACCACTACGTTGGAGATGTCGGCTCGTCGGACGAAGACGGAGTCAAAGAACACTCCCTACATGACGGCCAAAAGAGAAGCGGCGGCCGCATCAGGTTACGCCCCAACCTCAAAGACACTGACagcgaagaagaggaggaggaggaggaagacgacgaGGCTCTGCGACTATCTGtacctcagagcagcagccacaaGTCCACCACAGTGTGA
- the evi5b gene encoding EVI5-like protein isoform X3, whose protein sequence is MSLSWLLETDSKSLRSMNGSRRNSGSSLVSSSSASSNLSHLEEDSWILWGRIVNEWEEVRKKKEKQLKELVRMGVPHHFRAIVWQLLCNAQNMPIKDQYSELLKMTSPCEKLIRRDIARTYPEHEFFKEKDSLGQEVLFNVMKAYSLVDREVGYCQGSAFIVGLLLMQMPEEEAFCVFVKLMQDYRLRELFKPTMAELGLCMYQFEFMIQEQLPELHMHFQAQSFHTSMYASSWFLTIFLTSFPLPIATRIFDIFMCEGLEIVFRVGLAILQMNQTELIQLDMEGMLQHFQKVIPHQFDSGPDKVIQAAYQVKYNGKKMKKLEKEYTTIKTKEMEEQVEIKRLRTENRLLKQRIDTLEKESASLADRLIQGQVTRAQEAEENYLVKRELATVKQQSEEAGAELERAKTLIRQLQQQQQQQPNAKGPPRYSEESVLQLEKELVQARLKEAESQCALKEMQDKILDMEKRNSSLPDDTNVARLQEELIAVKLREAEALTGLKELRQQVRDLEDHWQRHLARTAGRWKDNQRKNTLSELQDELMSVRLREAEAQAVLRENRQRLLETETQNHIHNNQLRRAEQDNHCLQKCVQTLTTQNKDLHVQLQEIKRRQAEFECKSKEEVMAVRLREADNIAAMAELQQQISELEIQKEEGKVQGQLNHTDSTQYIRDLKSQIEELKHEICCLKGQRGLGNPASFDGIHIINHYVGDVGSSDEDGVKEHSLHDGQKRSGGRIRLRPNLKDTDSEEEEEEEEDDEALRLSVPQSSSHKSTTV, encoded by the exons ATGAGCTTATCTTG GCTTCTGGAGACGGACAGCAAGTCTCTGCGCTCCATGAATGGCTCCAGGCGCAACAGTGGTTCCTCCTTGGTGTCcagctcctccgcctcctccaacCTGTCCCACCTAGAGGAGGACTCATGGATTCTGTGGGGAAGAATCGTCAATGAGTGGGAAGAGGTGcgcaagaagaaggagaagcagctAAAG gaacTTGTCAGGATGGGTGTTCCTCACCACTTTCGAGCAATAGTGTGGCAGCTGTTGTGCAATGCCCAGAATATGCCCATTAAGGATCAATACTCAGAACTCCTGAAGATGACCTCGCCCTGCGAAAAGCTGATTCGCAGAGACATCGCTCGCACTTATCCCGAGCACGAATTCTTCAAGGAGAAGGACAGCCTCGGCCAGGAGGTGCTCTTCAATGTCATGAAG GCCTATTCCCTGGTCGACCGTGAGGTTGGCTACTGTCAGGGGAGTGCGTTCATTGTGGGATTGCTGCTCATGCAG ATGCCAGAAGAGGAGGCCTTCTGCGTCTTTGTTAAGTTGATGCAGGACTACAGACTACGGGAGCTCTTTAAACCCACCATGGCTGAACTGGGACTGTGCATGTACCAGTTTGAATTTATGATCCAG GAACAACTCCCAGAGCTGCACATGCACTTCCAGGCTCAGAGCTTTCATACCTCCATGTATGCGTCCTCCTGGTTTCTCACTATTTTCCTCACATCCTTTCCGCTGCCCATTGCCACAAGGATATTTGACATCTTCATGTGTGAG GGCCTGGAGATAGTTTTCCGTGTAGGACTGGCAATCCTTCAGATGAATCAGACTGAACTCATCCAGCTTGACATGGAGGGAATGTTACAG CACTTTCAGAAGGTCATACCTCACCAGTTTGACAGTGGTCCAGATAAGGTCATCCAAGCTGCTTATCAAGTTAAATACAATGGCAAGAAGATGAAAAA GTTAGAGAAAGAATACACTACAATCAAAACtaaagagatggaggagcaaGTTGAGATAAAG CGGCTGCGGACAGAGAACCGGCTGTTGAAGCAGAGGATCGACACGCTAGAGAAA GAAAGTGCTTCCCTGGCAGATAGATTGATCCAG GGACAAGTGACTCGAGctcaggaagcagaggagaacTACCTAGTCAAGCGGGAGTTGGCCACAGTCAAACAGCAAAGCGAGGAGGCCGGTGCTGAGCTGGAGCGGGCCAAGACGCTCATCAGGCagctccagcaacagcagcagcagcagcccaatGCG AAGGGACCCCCGCGGTACTCTGAGGAGTCcgtcctgcagctggagaaggagctggtgCAGGCCCGTTTAAAGGAGGCCGAGTCTCAGTGTGCCCTCAAGGAGATGCAAGATAAGATCTTGGACATGGAAAAG AGGAACTCGTCATTACCTGATGACACTAATGTGGCACGGCTGCAAGAAGAGCTGATTGCAGTGAAGCTGAGAGAGGCTGAAGCTTTAACTGGCCTAAAAGAGCTGAGGCAGCAAGTCAGAGATCTGGAAGATCATTGGCAG CGCCATTTGGCACGGACGGCGGGCCGCTGGAAAGACAACCAAAGGAAGAACACTTTAAGCGAGCTGCAGGACGAGCTGATGAGTGTGAGGCTGCGTGAAGCCGAGGCCCAGGCGGTGCTGCGAGAGAACAGACAGAGGCTGCTGGAGACGGAGACGCAG AACCATATTCACAATAACCAGCTGCGACGAGCTGAGCAGGATAATCACTGCCTCCAGAAGTGCGTGCAAACACTAACCACTCAGAATAAAGACCTGCACGTGCAACTGCAAGAGATCAAGCGGAGACAAGCTGAGTTTGAATGCAAG AGTAAAGAAGAGGTGATGGCAGTGAGGCTGCGGGAAGCTGACAACATTGCTGCCATGGCTGAACTCCAGCAACAGATCTCAGAGCTCGAGATTCAA aaggaagaaggaaaggTCCAAGGTCAGCTGAATCACACAGACTCAACCCAGTACATCCGTGACCTCAAAAGCCAGATTGAAGAGCTCAAACACGAG ATCTGCTGCTTAAAGGGACAGAGGGGATTGGGCAATCCAGCCAGCTTTGATGGGATCCACATCATTAACCACTACGTTGGAGATGTCGGCTCGTCGGACGAAGACGGAGTCAAAGAACACTCCCTACATGACGGCCAAAAGAGAAGCGGCGGCCGCATCAGGTTACGCCCCAACCTCAAAGACACTGACagcgaagaagaggaggaggaggaggaagacgacgaGGCTCTGCGACTATCTGtacctcagagcagcagccacaaGTCCACCACAGTGTGA